The genomic segment GTGAGTAAAAATAAAAAGACAAGATTCGATGGAAACGAATCATTGGTAGCGAAAAAATTTGAAGATATAGATGAAATTTTTGCATTTTTAAGATTAGAAGTTGCAAAAAAGAAACCCGAAGTTATTGAAAGATTAAACGGTATTATAAAAAATGCAAGTTTAAAAGAGCAGCTTTATCTAATGGGAATAGATTTAAATATCATTATACAAAATTATAATGATAGAAAGTTTGACAAAATTGAACCTCTCAAGATATACGTTAAGGAATCAATAGATATTGAAGAGTTGGAAGATAACCAAAAACTAAATGAGGTTCCAATCATAGCTAAATTATTACCCGGAAATATTATGAAAGCTGATTTTTATGATGCTTTGGAAGAAGATGATATAGAAAAGTATTTAGTGGAAAGGTTAGAAGAGTTAGAGGAGGGTGTTCTTTGAATAATTTTAATTTAGTACATAATAGACTAATTCAAAAGAATTTTAAAGCATTAGAAAATGAAGAAGTGGAGAAGCTAGGCTTTTCCCTATATGGAAATGAAACAATTAGAGTTTTTCTTAAGCGATTACACATGGAATTAGAACATGAAAATATAAATATCTATTCCAATCAAATAAGAATACTGCTATTAGAGCAAAGTGAAAATATTTATAATAGTTATTTTATCCTTTGTACAGATGAAGAAATAAACTATGAACAGTTTTTCATGATAGAACGTAATAATATAGCGTTAAGAAAGTATGTTGTTAGGGATGAAAATGATTTAAATCGAATTCCATTTTTGGATAATACAGTCGATAAAAAAGGAGGTAATTCAGAAAATTTAAGGGAAACTGAATATAATGAGGAAGTGAAAGTGTTATTTTCTCTTTTAAAACAATATGATAGTGAAAATATTAAATTGAAAGATTATCAAGTTGGGGAAATAGTAAATACTTTAATGCAAGGGATGGAAATTGATTATGAACATTCAAAAGTTGATAATAAAGAATTTTAAAAACTATATGGGAGAGGTCGTATTTGATTTATCCAAGGAAGTTATACTTCTATACGGTGCCAATGGATTTGGTAAAAGTTCTTTCTTTGATGCTATTGAATGGTGTTTAACAGGAAAAATAAATAGATTTGATGGTTCAGAAAATGAGCTGAAATACGATATTGTTAATAAAAGAATTCATATTGAAGAGAGCTTTGAAGTAGCAGTTACTTTAGAATTCGATGGGAATACTTTAATTAGATACTTTAATGTAACAAATGGTAACGTTGGAAATTTGCAAGTGAGAATTATATCAAAAGATGACAATGTTCATATTGGTCAAGAACAAATAGAAAATTTCTTAAAAATGCACACTGCGAATTCTATTACATATGAACGAGGGGGTTTTAGTCAATTATTAAAGCAAGCTTATATTCTATCTCAAGATCAAGTGACAGATTTTATTACAAGTGAAGATTCGAAAGAACGGTATAAAGCTTTAGCTAATATAATGGGTTTAA from the Niallia sp. FSL W8-0635 genome contains:
- a CDS encoding ABC-three component system middle component 1, with the protein product MNNFNLVHNRLIQKNFKALENEEVEKLGFSLYGNETIRVFLKRLHMELEHENINIYSNQIRILLLEQSENIYNSYFILCTDEEINYEQFFMIERNNIALRKYVVRDENDLNRIPFLDNTVDKKGGNSENLRETEYNEEVKVLFSLLKQYDSENIKLKDYQVGEIVNTLMQGMEIDYEHSKVDNKEF